A window of the Streptomyces formicae genome harbors these coding sequences:
- a CDS encoding SDR family oxidoreductase: MTTKELPPLSGKVALVTGASRGIGYGVAEALVARGDRVCITGRGEDALKEAVEQLGADRVIAVAGKAHDEAHQAAAVERVMEAFGRVDFLVNNAGTNPVFGPIAELDLGVARKVYETNVISALGFAQQTWKAWQKENGGAIVNIASIAGVSASPFIGAYGMSKAAMVNLTLQLAHEFAPRVRVNAIAPAVIKTRFAEALYEGREAEAAAAYPLGRLGVPEDIGGAAAFLTSDQSDWITGQTLVVDGGIFLNAGVH; encoded by the coding sequence ATGACCACGAAGGAACTTCCCCCGCTGTCCGGCAAGGTCGCCCTCGTCACGGGCGCCAGCCGGGGCATCGGCTACGGCGTCGCCGAGGCGCTCGTCGCCCGCGGTGACCGCGTCTGCATCACCGGGCGCGGAGAGGACGCGCTCAAGGAGGCCGTCGAGCAGCTCGGCGCCGACCGGGTGATCGCCGTCGCGGGCAAGGCCCATGACGAGGCCCACCAGGCGGCCGCCGTCGAGCGGGTGATGGAGGCGTTCGGCCGTGTCGACTTCCTCGTCAACAACGCCGGCACCAACCCGGTCTTCGGACCCATCGCCGAACTCGACCTGGGTGTCGCCCGCAAGGTCTACGAGACGAACGTGATCTCGGCGCTCGGCTTCGCCCAGCAGACCTGGAAGGCATGGCAGAAGGAGAACGGCGGTGCGATCGTGAACATCGCGTCGATCGCCGGAGTCTCCGCGTCCCCCTTCATCGGGGCGTACGGCATGAGCAAGGCGGCCATGGTCAATCTGACCCTGCAGCTCGCGCATGAATTCGCCCCGCGAGTCCGGGTCAACGCCATCGCCCCCGCCGTGATCAAAACGAGGTTCGCCGAAGCGCTTTACGAGGGCAGGGAGGCGGAGGCCGCCGCGGCCTATCCGCTCGGCCGGCTCGGTGTTCCCGAGGACATCGGAGGCGCCGCGGCCTTTCTCACCTCCGACCAGTCGGACTGGATCACCGGACAGACACTTGTCGTCGACGGCGGTATTTTCCTGAATGCCGGAGTGCACTGA
- the fabG gene encoding 3-oxoacyl-ACP reductase FabG encodes MSTTEQRVAIVTGAARGIGAATAVRLAAEGRAVAVLDLDEAACKDTVEKITAAGGKAVAVGCDVSDSAQVEAAVERVAAELGAPVILVNNAGVLRDNLLFKMSESDWDTVMNVHLKGAFLMAKACQKHMVDAGFGRIVSLSSSSALGNRGQANYSAVKAGLQGFTKTLAKELGKFGVTANAVAPGFIVTEMTAQTAARVGMGFEEFQAAAATQIPVQRVGRPEDVANAIAFFTGDDAGFVSGQVMYVAGGPLN; translated from the coding sequence ATGTCCACCACCGAGCAGCGCGTTGCGATCGTGACCGGTGCGGCGCGCGGCATTGGCGCCGCCACCGCCGTGCGTCTGGCGGCCGAGGGCCGTGCCGTCGCCGTACTCGACCTCGACGAGGCGGCCTGCAAGGACACCGTCGAGAAGATCACCGCGGCCGGCGGGAAGGCCGTCGCGGTCGGCTGCGACGTCTCCGACTCCGCCCAGGTCGAGGCCGCCGTCGAGCGGGTCGCCGCCGAGCTCGGTGCACCGGTGATCCTCGTCAACAACGCGGGCGTGCTCCGCGACAACCTGCTCTTCAAGATGAGCGAGTCCGACTGGGACACCGTGATGAACGTGCACCTCAAGGGCGCGTTCCTGATGGCCAAGGCCTGCCAGAAGCACATGGTCGACGCGGGCTTCGGCCGGATCGTCTCGCTCTCCTCCAGCTCGGCGCTGGGCAACCGCGGCCAGGCCAACTACTCCGCCGTCAAGGCCGGTCTGCAGGGCTTCACCAAGACGCTCGCCAAGGAGCTCGGCAAGTTCGGCGTGACCGCCAACGCCGTCGCCCCCGGCTTCATCGTCACCGAGATGACCGCGCAGACCGCCGCGCGCGTGGGCATGGGCTTCGAGGAGTTCCAGGCCGCCGCCGCCACCCAGATCCCGGTGCAGCGCGTCGGACGTCCCGAGGACGTCGCGAACGCCATCGCCTTCTTCACGGGCGACGACGCCGGATTCGTGTCCGGCCAGGTCATGTACGTCGCCGGCGGCCCGCTCAACTGA
- a CDS encoding DUF3037 domain-containing protein: protein MSGRDVFEYAVLRVVPRVERGECFNAGVVVYCRAKSFVAARTYLDEAKLKALDPRADVRGVRAALHAVEGVCRGGDAAGQAARDDAGRRFRWLIAPRSTVVQPGPVHTGLTADPEAEVEHLLDVLVR from the coding sequence GTGAGCGGGCGCGACGTCTTCGAATACGCGGTGCTCCGCGTCGTCCCGCGCGTCGAGCGCGGCGAGTGCTTCAACGCGGGCGTGGTGGTCTACTGCCGCGCCAAGTCCTTCGTGGCCGCCCGGACGTATCTCGACGAGGCGAAGCTGAAGGCCCTGGACCCCCGGGCGGACGTCCGGGGCGTACGGGCCGCGCTCCACGCGGTCGAGGGAGTCTGCCGCGGCGGGGACGCCGCCGGGCAGGCGGCGCGCGACGATGCGGGACGGCGCTTCCGCTGGCTGATCGCGCCCCGTTCGACGGTCGTGCAGCCCGGTCCCGTGCACACCGGACTGACCGCCGATCCCGAGGCCGAGGTCGAGCATCTGCTGGACGTGCTGGTGCGCTGA
- a CDS encoding HipA family kinase: MLTEVMATRYVTPLREGGSLPGIVEADDLGTYVMKFTGAGQGRKTLVAEVICGQLGRRLGLRVPELVQIQLDPVIGLSEPDQEVQELLKASGGLNLGMDFLPGSIGFDPLAYEVDAREAGRVVWFDALINNVDRSWRNPNMLVWHGELWLIDHGATMIWHHNWPGARASAAKPYDASDHALAPFGPDVEAAAAELAPLVTEELLTEAAADVPDEWLVDEPGFDSTDALRRAYVETLLARADGIHERITLDEPSRPRPSQAPGWLTDHLTPWPHPTKQKDENR; this comes from the coding sequence ATGCTGACCGAAGTCATGGCGACCCGCTACGTCACACCCTTGCGTGAGGGCGGTTCGCTCCCGGGAATCGTCGAGGCCGACGATCTCGGTACCTACGTCATGAAGTTCACGGGCGCGGGACAGGGCCGCAAGACCCTGGTCGCCGAGGTCATCTGCGGGCAGCTCGGGCGCCGGCTCGGGCTGCGGGTCCCGGAGCTCGTGCAGATCCAGCTCGACCCGGTCATCGGCCTCTCCGAGCCCGACCAGGAGGTGCAGGAGCTGCTGAAGGCCAGCGGCGGTCTCAACCTCGGGATGGACTTCCTGCCCGGCTCGATCGGCTTCGACCCGCTCGCGTACGAGGTGGACGCCCGGGAGGCGGGCCGGGTTGTCTGGTTCGACGCGCTGATCAACAACGTCGACCGGTCCTGGCGCAACCCCAACATGCTCGTCTGGCACGGCGAGCTCTGGCTCATCGACCACGGCGCCACGATGATCTGGCACCACAACTGGCCGGGTGCGCGGGCATCCGCCGCCAAGCCGTACGACGCCTCCGACCACGCCCTCGCGCCCTTCGGTCCCGACGTCGAGGCCGCGGCGGCCGAGCTGGCCCCGCTCGTCACCGAGGAGCTGCTGACCGAGGCGGCCGCCGACGTGCCCGACGAGTGGCTGGTCGACGAGCCCGGCTTCGACTCGACCGACGCGCTGCGCCGTGCCTACGTGGAGACGTTGCTGGCGCGGGCGGACGGCATCCACGAGCGGATCACCCTCGACGAGCCGTCCAGGCCCCGCCCTTCGCAGGCCCCCGGCTGGCTGACCGACCACCTCACCCCCTGGCCGCACCCCACGAAGCAGAAGGACGAGAACCGGTGA
- a CDS encoding homoserine dehydrogenase yields MRGTAVVLSGYGPVGRAYTDHLLSSGSELARLYGVRPRVAAVRTGTAECLPPDDGRPPPPRASWRPLLPLAETLQLTGAAVLAQAVPSTPEVRDQAAEDAIAALRAGVHVVTATKSHLLSHWRQLAEAARAGGALIRISGATGAALPAGDLARVGVRGLGCRSVRACPNGTATFVLDRLAAGDSLAAAVAEAQRRGIAEADPTADLSGSDAATKTRLLAALLWGWDVSAVQTHLEGVDEHTVRTARAAAVAGRRLRAVATAEADDPHVVRVRLEETGPGDPLYALAGPEKAVVYRCPEAGDITVSGGRSSPLGAALAMVKDTLDVTAPARTGFGSVPHLG; encoded by the coding sequence ATGCGCGGTACCGCTGTGGTGCTGTCCGGCTACGGGCCCGTGGGCCGGGCCTACACCGACCATCTGCTCAGCAGCGGCTCGGAGCTCGCACGCCTCTACGGCGTACGGCCGCGCGTCGCGGCCGTACGCACCGGCACGGCGGAGTGCCTGCCGCCCGACGACGGCCGGCCGCCCCCGCCGCGCGCCTCCTGGCGACCGCTGCTCCCGCTGGCCGAGACCCTGCAGCTGACGGGGGCTGCGGTCCTGGCCCAGGCGGTGCCTTCCACGCCCGAGGTGCGCGACCAGGCCGCCGAGGACGCCATCGCCGCGCTGCGGGCCGGAGTGCACGTGGTCACCGCGACCAAGAGCCATCTGCTCAGCCACTGGCGGCAGTTGGCCGAAGCCGCCAGGGCAGGCGGCGCCCTGATCAGGATCTCGGGTGCCACCGGGGCCGCCCTGCCCGCCGGCGACCTGGCACGGGTCGGGGTGCGCGGACTCGGCTGCCGGTCGGTCCGCGCCTGCCCCAATGGCACCGCCACCTTCGTCCTCGACCGGCTCGCGGCGGGCGATTCGCTGGCCGCCGCGGTCGCCGAGGCCCAGCGGCGCGGCATCGCCGAGGCCGACCCGACGGCCGACCTGTCCGGCTCGGACGCGGCCACGAAGACGAGGCTGCTGGCAGCCCTGCTGTGGGGGTGGGACGTATCGGCCGTGCAGACCCACCTGGAAGGCGTGGACGAGCACACGGTGCGCACAGCGCGGGCTGCAGCCGTCGCGGGACGCCGTCTGCGGGCCGTGGCGACGGCCGAGGCCGACGACCCGCACGTGGTCCGGGTCCGGTTGGAGGAGACAGGGCCGGGAGACCCGCTGTACGCGCTCGCCGGGCCGGAGAAGGCCGTGGTGTACCGCTGCCCCGAGGCTGGCGACATCACGGTGAGCGGCGGTCGTTCCAGCCCGCTCGGCGCGGCCTTGGCCATGGTCAAGGACACCCTGGACGTCACCGCACCCGCGCGTACCGGCTTCGGGTCTGTACCGCACTTGGGGTGA
- a CDS encoding dihydrofolate reductase family protein codes for MRSVTYSMGVSLDGYIVGPDGGFDWTAPDEEVFRFWIDEIREVGVHLLGRRLYETMLYWETADQDPTLDDAMREWTALWNPLPKVVFSTTLSAVQGNARLASGGLAEEIERLRAEPGEGDIAIGGATLAAEAAALGLIDEYQTMVHPVLVGGGIPFFPRSENRVDLKLVETRTFSSRFVNLRYRVAR; via the coding sequence ATGCGCAGCGTGACCTATTCGATGGGCGTCTCACTTGACGGCTACATCGTCGGGCCGGACGGCGGCTTCGACTGGACGGCCCCCGACGAGGAGGTGTTCCGCTTCTGGATCGACGAGATTCGGGAGGTCGGCGTCCACCTGTTGGGACGACGGCTGTACGAGACGATGCTGTACTGGGAGACCGCCGACCAGGATCCGACGCTCGACGACGCCATGCGTGAGTGGACGGCGCTCTGGAATCCGCTCCCCAAGGTGGTGTTCTCCACCACGCTGTCGGCGGTGCAGGGCAATGCCCGCCTGGCCTCCGGCGGCCTGGCGGAGGAGATCGAGCGGTTGCGAGCCGAGCCGGGGGAGGGCGACATCGCGATCGGCGGCGCGACTCTCGCCGCCGAGGCGGCCGCGTTGGGTCTGATCGACGAGTACCAGACCATGGTCCACCCGGTGCTCGTCGGCGGTGGCATTCCGTTCTTTCCCCGGAGCGAGAACCGGGTGGATCTAAAACTCGTCGAGACCCGCACCTTCAGCTCGAGATTCGTCAACCTCCGCTACCGCGTGGCGCGCTAG
- a CDS encoding IS701 family transposase, with amino-acid sequence MGGELAEARVWAGELRALHERFVHRFARSEPRESALAYMRGLISPLERKNGWTLAEEAGHAGPDRIHRLLNRIDWDADEVLGDVRGYVVEHLGDPEAVLIVDDTGFLKKGVRSAGVQRQYSGTAGRTENSQIGVFLAYAGRRGRTLIDRRLYLPASWTDDRDRCRAAGIADDVAFETKVVTAKAMVRKAIADKVPFRWVTADAAYGFSKGWRSELERADVFHVMATTRHDTVVTRWAIDHPVHDLFPGLSRQKWKRRSCGNGAHGPRVYDWARVEVRPWHREDRRHWVIARRSVSRPQEISYYIAYCPAETTLDELIHVAGSRWAVEECFQSAKQECGLDDYQVRRYDGWHRHMTLAMAAHACLTVLKARSSDIGKAETDPPSSYPSPSPKSDG; translated from the coding sequence ATGGGTGGGGAACTTGCTGAGGCCCGGGTGTGGGCTGGTGAGCTGAGGGCTTTGCATGAGCGGTTCGTGCATCGTTTTGCCAGGTCGGAGCCGCGTGAGTCGGCGCTTGCGTATATGCGGGGGTTGATATCTCCGTTGGAGCGGAAGAACGGGTGGACGCTGGCGGAGGAGGCCGGTCATGCGGGTCCGGACCGGATCCACCGGCTGCTGAACCGGATCGACTGGGACGCGGATGAGGTCCTGGGCGATGTGCGGGGCTATGTGGTCGAGCATCTCGGCGATCCGGAGGCGGTGTTGATCGTGGACGACACCGGGTTCTTGAAGAAGGGTGTCCGCTCGGCCGGGGTTCAGCGCCAGTATTCCGGGACCGCCGGGCGGACGGAGAACTCCCAGATCGGGGTCTTCCTCGCCTATGCCGGCCGTCGTGGCCGCACGCTGATCGACCGCCGCCTGTATCTCCCCGCCTCGTGGACGGATGACCGGGATCGCTGCCGGGCCGCAGGCATCGCGGATGACGTCGCCTTCGAGACGAAGGTCGTCACCGCGAAGGCGATGGTCCGCAAGGCGATTGCGGACAAGGTCCCCTTCCGGTGGGTGACCGCCGATGCCGCCTACGGATTCTCCAAGGGCTGGCGGTCCGAGCTCGAGCGGGCCGATGTCTTCCATGTCATGGCTACCACCCGGCACGACACCGTCGTCACCCGCTGGGCCATCGACCACCCTGTCCACGACCTGTTTCCCGGCTTGTCCCGGCAGAAGTGGAAACGCCGTTCCTGCGGAAACGGGGCTCACGGCCCGAGGGTCTACGACTGGGCGAGGGTCGAGGTCCGTCCATGGCACCGCGAGGACCGCCGGCACTGGGTGATCGCCCGCCGCAGCGTGAGCCGACCCCAAGAGATCTCCTACTACATCGCTTACTGCCCCGCGGAGACCACCCTCGACGAGCTCATCCATGTCGCCGGCAGCCGGTGGGCGGTCGAGGAATGCTTCCAGAGTGCGAAGCAGGAATGCGGCCTGGACGACTACCAGGTCCGCCGTTACGACGGCTGGCACCGGCACATGACCCTCGCGATGGCAGCCCACGCCTGCCTCACCGTCCTGAAGGCCCGCTCGTCCGACATAGGGAAAGCAGAAACGGATCCTCCCAGCTCATACCCCTCACCCTCCCCGAAATCCGACGGCTGA
- a CDS encoding winged helix DNA-binding domain-containing protein — translation MTARKSTGGTAAEVRTSDVIAFRLHAHHLTNRQPVDALHEVAGACGIQSSPPGSALLALHARVEEVTQDRVDHLVGEDKSLLQTWCMRGSPFCFPTVDAPVFTTGVLPATENARMHLITGIDHALNKLGMGLDEAVDITAEEIGAVLSQRRLAINELGEELAERIAGRLSPSRLKTWQAKGPYGANQPLGEAVVHFCVRMLTLRGIVCIAPRSENKAPFVLFEEWLGHPLPQVDPDSARATLLRRYLHCYGPSTRKDFAAWVGVHAGDAGPWWTTLEDELTLVEFDGRRAWILADDLEALQSPPEARGVRLLPPRDPYTQMRDRDTIVDRKHQRQVWKSVGEPGAVLADGTIVGIWRPRKSGRKLALTVQTFRSLSTELRKRVGEEAGHVAELRGASAVQVTFEDTPR, via the coding sequence ATGACAGCTCGTAAGAGCACGGGCGGCACCGCCGCCGAGGTGCGAACCAGCGACGTCATCGCGTTTCGACTGCACGCGCACCATCTCACGAACCGCCAACCGGTCGATGCCCTGCACGAGGTGGCGGGTGCGTGCGGCATTCAGAGCAGTCCGCCGGGTTCGGCGCTGCTCGCACTGCACGCCCGCGTCGAGGAAGTGACGCAGGACCGTGTCGACCACCTCGTCGGCGAGGACAAAAGCCTGCTGCAGACCTGGTGTATGCGCGGCTCGCCGTTCTGTTTCCCGACCGTCGACGCACCTGTCTTCACCACTGGCGTCCTGCCGGCCACCGAGAACGCGCGAATGCATCTGATCACCGGCATCGATCACGCGCTGAACAAACTCGGGATGGGTTTGGACGAGGCCGTCGACATCACCGCCGAGGAGATCGGGGCCGTGCTGTCGCAGCGGCGGCTGGCGATCAACGAGCTCGGAGAAGAACTGGCCGAACGCATCGCGGGCAGACTGTCGCCTTCCCGACTCAAGACGTGGCAGGCGAAGGGCCCCTACGGCGCGAACCAGCCGCTGGGTGAGGCTGTCGTGCACTTCTGCGTCCGGATGCTGACGCTGCGCGGCATCGTCTGCATCGCGCCGCGCAGTGAGAACAAGGCCCCGTTCGTCCTGTTCGAAGAATGGCTGGGCCACCCCCTGCCGCAGGTCGACCCCGACAGCGCCCGTGCCACCCTGCTGCGTCGCTACCTGCACTGCTACGGCCCGTCCACCCGCAAGGATTTCGCCGCCTGGGTCGGTGTTCACGCCGGTGACGCAGGCCCGTGGTGGACCACGCTGGAGGACGAGCTCACCCTCGTCGAATTCGACGGCCGCCGGGCGTGGATCCTCGCCGATGATCTGGAGGCCCTGCAGTCGCCGCCCGAAGCGCGCGGGGTGCGGCTGCTGCCGCCACGCGACCCTTATACGCAGATGCGTGATCGGGACACCATCGTCGACAGGAAGCACCAGCGCCAGGTGTGGAAATCGGTCGGCGAGCCCGGCGCGGTGCTGGCCGACGGCACGATCGTCGGAATCTGGCGGCCCCGCAAGAGCGGTCGCAAACTGGCGCTGACGGTCCAGACATTCCGGTCGCTGAGCACTGAACTCCGCAAACGAGTGGGCGAGGAGGCCGGTCACGTCGCCGAGCTGCGCGGCGCGTCGGCGGTACAGGTCACGTTCGAGGACACGCCACGCTGA
- a CDS encoding cytochrome P450 yields the protein MSESLHTVTTLPTERQPGCPFDPPAELVDARRHGPISRYTHPGGKPGWLITGYDLVRSVLADSRFSSRKELLNVVDFEIPPAPPGEFLLMDEPQHGRYRKPLVGKFTARRMRLLTERIEQITTDCLDAMEKTGPPTDLVTAFAKPIPTIIICELLGVPYQDRDSFQEQIDKFMNGEPSEEELIAAYTATQNYLAELVVAKRANPTDDVLSELTDSDLTDEELKGISLILLAAGFDTTANMLALGTFALLQNPAQLAELRADPALADRAVEELLRYLSVAKTFMRTALVDVEVGGQTIKAGTTVVLSYNTANRDPERFTDPHVLDLHRQDGGHLAFGHGTHLCLGQQLARIEMRVAFSALLNRFPTLRLAVPAEEVGLRPETADIYGVKCLPVTWDA from the coding sequence ATGAGCGAATCCCTCCACACCGTCACGACGCTGCCGACGGAGCGTCAGCCCGGCTGCCCCTTCGACCCGCCGGCAGAGCTGGTCGACGCCCGTCGGCACGGCCCCATCAGCCGCTACACCCACCCCGGCGGAAAACCCGGCTGGCTGATCACCGGATACGACCTGGTCAGGTCCGTCCTGGCCGACTCACGGTTCAGCTCGCGCAAGGAGCTCCTGAACGTGGTCGACTTCGAGATCCCTCCGGCGCCGCCCGGCGAGTTCCTGCTCATGGACGAACCACAGCACGGGCGCTACCGGAAACCGCTGGTGGGCAAGTTCACCGCACGGCGGATGCGACTGCTCACCGAGCGCATCGAGCAGATCACCACCGACTGCCTGGACGCCATGGAGAAGACCGGGCCGCCGACGGACCTGGTGACCGCGTTCGCCAAGCCCATCCCCACCATCATCATCTGTGAGCTGCTGGGGGTGCCGTACCAGGACCGGGACTCCTTCCAGGAGCAGATCGACAAGTTCATGAACGGGGAGCCGAGCGAGGAGGAGTTGATAGCGGCCTACACCGCGACCCAGAACTACCTCGCGGAGCTGGTGGTCGCCAAGCGCGCGAACCCCACCGACGACGTGCTCAGCGAACTCACGGACAGCGACCTGACCGATGAGGAGCTGAAGGGGATCAGCCTGATCCTGCTGGCGGCCGGATTCGACACCACCGCGAACATGCTGGCCCTTGGCACCTTCGCGCTGCTGCAGAACCCGGCGCAACTCGCCGAGCTGCGCGCCGATCCCGCACTCGCGGACCGGGCCGTGGAGGAGCTGCTGCGGTATCTGAGCGTCGCCAAGACGTTCATGAGGACGGCGCTGGTGGACGTCGAGGTGGGCGGCCAGACCATCAAGGCCGGCACGACGGTCGTCCTGTCGTACAACACCGCCAACCGCGACCCCGAGCGCTTCACCGATCCCCATGTGCTCGACCTCCACCGGCAGGACGGCGGGCACCTGGCCTTCGGCCACGGCACCCATCTGTGCCTGGGTCAGCAGCTGGCCCGCATCGAGATGCGGGTCGCCTTCTCCGCACTGCTCAACCGCTTCCCCACGCTGCGCCTGGCCGTACCGGCCGAAGAAGTCGGCCTGCGCCCGGAGACCGCGGACATCTACGGGGTGAAGTGCCTCCCGGTCACCTGGGACGCGTGA
- a CDS encoding GatB/YqeY domain-containing protein, with protein sequence MRARDKAAVSALRATLAALDNAEAVPVDEAELRGLALEQSPVGVGATEAARRELSERSVVDVVRAEAAERLEVAAQLTAPAHAQRAAQLRAEAAVLLRFLDGPGTP encoded by the coding sequence ATGCGCGCCCGTGACAAGGCCGCGGTGAGCGCCCTGCGCGCAACGCTTGCTGCGCTGGACAACGCTGAGGCGGTGCCCGTGGACGAAGCTGAGCTCCGCGGCCTGGCCCTTGAGCAGTCGCCGGTCGGTGTCGGCGCCACCGAAGCAGCGCGGCGTGAGCTGAGCGAGCGCAGTGTCGTGGATGTCGTGCGCGCCGAGGCCGCCGAACGACTGGAGGTTGCAGCACAGTTGACCGCGCCCGCACACGCTCAGCGAGCCGCGCAGCTCCGCGCGGAGGCCGCCGTGCTGCTTCGCTTCCTCGACGGTCCCGGCACCCCATAG
- a CDS encoding alpha/beta fold hydrolase, translated as MGTVTTKDGTSIFYKDWGPRDGQPIVFHHGWPLSADDWDNQMLFFLAHGYRVIAHDRRGHGRSTQTATGHEMDTYAADVAALTDALDLQGAFHIGHSTGGGEVTRYVARAKPGRVGKAVLVSAVPPIMVKSATNPGGLPIEAFDELRTALAANRSQFYIDVPTGPFYGFNRPGAKVSQGLIDNWWRQGMMGAANAHYECIKAFSETDFNEDLQKIDVPVLVAHGTDDQIVPYPDSAPLSAELLKHSTLKSYEGLPHGMLSTHPDVLNPDILAFLKA; from the coding sequence ATGGGCACGGTCACCACCAAGGACGGCACGAGCATCTTCTACAAGGACTGGGGTCCGCGCGACGGCCAGCCGATTGTCTTTCATCATGGCTGGCCGCTCAGCGCCGACGACTGGGACAACCAGATGTTGTTCTTCCTCGCGCATGGCTATCGGGTGATCGCCCACGATCGACGGGGCCACGGGCGCTCCACCCAGACCGCAACCGGTCATGAGATGGATACATATGCCGCCGATGTGGCGGCGCTGACCGATGCGCTCGATCTCCAAGGAGCCTTCCACATCGGGCACTCGACCGGCGGCGGTGAGGTCACGCGCTACGTCGCGCGCGCCAAGCCGGGTCGTGTCGGGAAGGCGGTGCTCGTCAGCGCGGTGCCGCCGATCATGGTCAAGTCGGCCACCAATCCAGGCGGCCTGCCGATCGAAGCATTCGACGAACTGCGCACCGCTCTCGCCGCAAATCGCTCGCAATTTTACATCGACGTGCCGACGGGTCCTTTCTACGGCTTCAACCGGCCTGGCGCGAAAGTGTCGCAGGGGCTGATCGACAACTGGTGGCGGCAGGGGATGATGGGTGCGGCCAACGCCCACTACGAATGCATCAAGGCATTCTCCGAGACCGACTTCAATGAGGACCTCCAAAAGATCGACGTCCCCGTCCTCGTCGCACACGGCACCGACGACCAGATTGTGCCGTACCCGGATTCAGCTCCGTTGTCGGCCGAACTCTTGAAGCACAGCACCCTGAAGAGCTACGAGGGTCTTCCCCACGGCATGTTGTCGACCCATCCGGATGTCCTCAATCCCGACATCCTCGCATTCTTGAAGGCGTAG